A single Pseudomonas sp. HN11 DNA region contains:
- a CDS encoding heavy metal translocating P-type ATPase produces the protein MSDSIHTPHKHDHDHDHGPKKLTPVHDHGNGGSCCSGTPAPALVQLSEAPTAGSRLSTFRIEAMDCPTEQTLIQNKLGKLAGVQQLEFNLINRILGVTHDLPSTAPIIEAIKSLGMRADPVEEGTPVAEPPTKKHWWPLALSGVGALGAEVLHFTNAAPTWVIALVALVSILSGGLTTYKKGWIALKNLNLNINALMSIAVTGAIMIGQWPEAAMVMFLFTVAELIEAKSLDRARNAISGLMQMTPEQATVRQADGSWAEQEVNSIELGAIVRVKPGERIGLDGEVTAGQSTIDQAPITGESLPIEKTVGDKVFAGTINQAGSLEYAVTAAANNSTLARIIHAVEQAQGARAPTQRFVDSFSKIYTPAVFLFALGVALIPPLFMAGAWFDWIYRALVLLVVACPCALVISTPVTIVSGLAAAARKGILIKGGVYLEGGYKLDYLALDKTGTITHGKPVQTDYLALFPSVADSAPALAASLAGRSDHPVSLAIANAAVDKNLPVHVVDNFEALAGRGVRGDINGDTYHLGNHRLVEDLGLCSPELEEKLFALEKQGKSVVLLLDKSGPLALFAVADTVKDSSREAIAHLHELGIKTLMLTGDNTHTAQAIAAQVGIDQAQGDLLPTDKLQAIETLYGQGHRVGMVGDGINDAPALARAEIGFAMAAAGTDTAIETADVALMDDDLRKIPAFIRLSRQTSSILKQNIALALVIKAIFLIVTFLGLATMWMAVFADMGVALLVVFNGLRLLRK, from the coding sequence ATGAGCGACTCCATCCACACCCCGCATAAACACGATCACGACCACGATCATGGCCCGAAAAAACTCACGCCTGTGCATGACCACGGCAACGGCGGCTCCTGCTGTTCCGGTACCCCGGCTCCCGCTCTGGTGCAACTGAGCGAGGCGCCTACCGCCGGCTCGCGGCTGAGCACCTTCCGCATCGAAGCCATGGACTGCCCCACCGAGCAAACGCTGATCCAGAACAAACTGGGTAAGCTGGCCGGCGTGCAGCAGCTGGAATTCAACCTGATCAACCGCATCCTGGGCGTCACCCATGACTTGCCGAGCACTGCGCCGATCATCGAGGCCATCAAATCCTTGGGGATGCGGGCTGATCCTGTCGAAGAAGGCACTCCGGTTGCTGAGCCGCCCACCAAGAAACACTGGTGGCCACTGGCATTGTCTGGCGTTGGCGCGTTGGGTGCCGAAGTGCTGCATTTCACCAATGCCGCACCGACGTGGGTGATCGCGCTGGTGGCATTGGTGTCGATCCTCAGCGGCGGCCTCACCACTTACAAAAAGGGCTGGATTGCCCTGAAAAACCTCAACCTGAACATCAATGCCCTGATGAGCATCGCAGTGACTGGCGCGATTATGATTGGCCAGTGGCCGGAGGCGGCTATGGTGATGTTCCTGTTCACCGTGGCCGAGTTGATCGAAGCCAAGTCCCTGGACCGTGCACGCAATGCCATCAGCGGTTTGATGCAGATGACGCCCGAACAAGCCACGGTGCGGCAGGCCGACGGTTCGTGGGCTGAACAAGAGGTCAACAGTATTGAGTTGGGTGCGATCGTGCGGGTAAAGCCCGGCGAGCGCATCGGCCTGGACGGTGAAGTCACTGCCGGCCAATCCACCATCGACCAGGCACCGATCACCGGTGAAAGCCTGCCAATCGAGAAAACCGTGGGCGATAAAGTCTTCGCCGGCACCATCAACCAGGCCGGTTCCCTGGAGTACGCAGTCACCGCTGCGGCCAATAACTCCACCCTGGCGCGCATCATTCATGCGGTGGAGCAGGCTCAGGGCGCACGGGCGCCGACCCAGCGGTTTGTCGACAGCTTCTCGAAGATCTACACCCCGGCGGTGTTCCTGTTCGCCCTCGGCGTGGCTCTGATTCCGCCATTGTTCATGGCCGGCGCCTGGTTCGACTGGATCTACCGCGCCCTGGTACTGCTGGTGGTGGCATGCCCGTGTGCGCTGGTGATTTCCACGCCGGTGACCATCGTCAGCGGCCTCGCGGCGGCGGCGCGCAAAGGTATCCTGATCAAGGGCGGCGTGTACCTGGAGGGTGGTTACAAGCTCGACTACCTGGCCCTCGACAAGACCGGCACCATCACCCACGGCAAACCGGTGCAAACCGATTACCTGGCGCTGTTCCCTAGCGTCGCAGACAGCGCGCCGGCCCTGGCCGCCAGTCTGGCCGGGCGTTCCGATCACCCGGTGTCGCTGGCGATTGCCAATGCGGCTGTGGATAAAAACCTGCCGGTCCACGTTGTGGACAACTTCGAGGCTCTGGCCGGACGTGGCGTGCGCGGCGACATCAACGGCGACACCTATCACTTGGGCAACCACCGCCTGGTGGAAGATCTGGGCCTGTGCTCGCCGGAGCTGGAAGAAAAACTCTTTGCCCTCGAAAAACAGGGCAAGTCCGTGGTGCTGTTGCTCGACAAGTCCGGCCCGCTGGCACTGTTCGCCGTGGCCGACACGGTCAAGGACAGCAGCCGAGAAGCCATCGCGCACCTTCACGAGCTGGGCATCAAGACCCTGATGCTCACTGGCGACAACACCCACACCGCCCAGGCGATTGCCGCCCAGGTCGGCATCGATCAAGCCCAGGGCGACCTGTTGCCGACCGACAAACTGCAAGCCATCGAAACTCTCTATGGCCAAGGCCATCGGGTGGGCATGGTCGGTGACGGCATCAACGACGCCCCGGCGTTGGCCCGTGCCGAGATCGGTTTTGCCATGGCTGCGGCCGGCACCGACACCGCCATCGAGACCGCTGACGTGGCGTTGATGGATGATGATTTACGCAAGATTCCGGCATTCATTCGTCTGTCGCGGCAAACCTCGAGTATCCTCAAGCAGAACATCGCCCTGGCGCTGGTGATCAAGGCGATCTTCCTGATCGTCACTTTCCTGGGCCTGGCTACCATGTGGATGGCGGTGTTTGCCGACATGGGCGTGGCCCTGCTGGTGGTGTTCAATGGCCTGCGCCTGTTGCGCAAATAA